A region of the Chrysiogenia bacterium genome:
CCTTTGCCGACGAGGCACCGCCTCCGGCGGGCGCGCCCTTGCCGCCCTGGTCGCAACCCATGGGCGCAAATGCGATCAACAGGGCCAGCGTGAGTTTTGCAATTGTCTTCATCAGAGTCTCCCCCCGGAGTGGTTCGGCTTCTTTACTTACGGGATGCAGCCCGAAGCTGTCAACGCGGGCGCTTATCAGTCTTCTCCGCCCTTGAGCTCCCCGCGCAGGGTGGCGAGCGCTTCTTCAAAATCCGCGGGCAGCGGCGCCTTCGCCGATACCTGCTTCTTTGTGTCGGGATGCGCCACCGAGAGCGAGGCCGCGTGGAGCAAGGTGCGGCGCGCCTGGAGCCGCCACTTTCGGGCTTTGGTGTATTTGCGGTCTCCCACGATGGGATGGCCCTCGTGGGCGAGCTGGACACGAATCTGGTTGGTGCGCCCGGTTTCGGGGGCGATCTCCAGCAGCGCGGCTTCCTCGCCGAATTCTTCAAGGGTGGCATAGCGAAGCGCCGCATGCTGGCCGAAGTTCCTGTTGCGCGAAACCATGACGGCGCCCTTGCGCCGCGGGTCGGGCATCAGGTTGTGGACGAGCCGTCCCTTTTTCTGCGCCATGGTGCCATGCACCAGCGCCAGATA
Encoded here:
- a CDS encoding RluA family pseudouridine synthase codes for the protein MAREKPTILHEDSALLLVNKPAGWLTVPTPKGERDTLRDWADDYLRSSGTKAYMVHRLDRETSGVLAIAKKAKAQQALEQQFRTHEPGRTYLALVHGTMAQKKGRLVHNLMPDPRRKGAVMVSRNRNFGQHAALRYATLEEFGEEAALLEIAPETGRTNQIRVQLAHEGHPIVGDRKYTKARKWRLQARRTLLHAASLSVAHPDTKKQVSAKAPLPADFEEALATLRGELKGGED